GAGGGGACACTTCACCAATTCAATTAATCAGGCCTGTTTCCGGTGGTGATATCAATCAGGCCTCTTATGTGAAAACAGAGAAAGAAGAATATTTTATTAAGTATAATAATTCTACACCTCCTGGTTTTTTTCAACAAGAAGTTCAGGGCCTAACGAAAATCAAAGAAACAGGTGTTATTCAGGTCCCAAATGTGTATGACTTTCATGAATCAACAGAAAGCGGAGAAGGATGGCTTATTTTAGAATGGATCCAAGGAGAGAAAAATGGAAAAACAGAAGAGCTTCTTGGCAGACAGCTTGCACTTATGCATAGTGTAAGTAAAGATAAGTTTGGTTTTCATCATCCTTCGTACATTGGGATGATTGAACAGCCAAATCAATACTATGATAAATGGGCAGAATATTACACGAAAAATCGTCTTCTTCCTCAAATAGAACTTGCAAAGAAAAAGGGGTACCTTTATCAGGAACGAGAAGCAGGGCTTTATGAACTTCTTGAGAAAATGGAGAAATGGCTTCCTCATTCTTGTGAGGCTTCTTTACTTCATGGAGATCTTTGGGGAGGAAATTGGATTGTTGGTAAAACAGGAGATCCTTATTTGATTGATCCCTCAGTATTTTATGGTCATTCTGAATTTGAACTTTCTTTTACTGAACTTTTTGGTGGATTTTCTTCAGCATTTTATCAAGCTTATCAAGAAGTTCGGCCACTTTCTCCAGAGTATGAGGAAAGAAAAACACTCTATCAACTTTTTTATTTACTTGTTCATCTAAATCTTTTTGGAGAAGCTTACGGAAGGTCTGTAGACCGAGTTTGGCGCTATTATGTAGGGTGAAAAAGAAAAAAGAGTAGTTTACATCATTTACTAGATATGCTATAGTTCGAAATGTAAACTGAATATTCAATATTTTACTACTAGGGGAGCCCTAATTTTGTGGGCTGAGAGGAAAGACAAAATCTTTCTGACTCTTCGAACCTGATCTGGGTTATACCAGCGGAGGGAAGTAGGAGAGATAACGTAAGAAAGTGAATTGCGTTTTTTTCTACATATCCAATTGGGTTCTCTATATTAGAGAACCCAATTTTTATTTTAAGAAAAAACTTCTGCTATTTCATCTCCTCCAAAGGTGTAGCCTAACAACAATACTAAGGAGGAAGATTTATATGTCGAAAAAAGTAAACATTCCATTGCAATCAACATTTCCAAACAGTAAGAAAGTGTATGTAGAAGGTGAACATCATAGTATTCAAGTACCAATGAGAGAGATTAAACAAAGTGATACAAAAACAGATAGCAAACATGAAAAAAATGAACCAATTCGTGTTTATGATACAAGCGGAATTTATAGTGATGAAGATTGTGAAGTGGATATTACGAAAGGGTTACCTCGTGTTCGAGAGGCATGGATTATGGACAGAGGAGATGTAGAAAAATATGAAAAACGAGAGATCAAACCAGAGGATAACGGATACCGAAGTGAAAATCAAAAACAAAATATTGCCTGTTATCCGAATGTAATCAAGCACCCGTTCAGAGCGTGTAAAGGAAAGAATGTTACACAAATGCACTATGCCAAAAAAGGGATTATTACCCGGGAAATGGAGTTTATTGCAATTCGAGAGGGAGTAGAGGCAGAGTTTGTACGAAAAGAAGTTGCGGAAGGAAGAGCAATTATCCCATCGAATATTAATCATCCTGAAAGTGAACCAATGATTATTGGCCGGAACTTTTATACGAAGATTAATGCGAACATCGGCAACTCTGCTGTTAGTTCTTCTATAGAAGAAGAGGTAGAGAAGATGACGTGGGCAACAAAATGGGGCGCAGATACGATTATGGATCTTTCTACAGGGAAAGACATTCACACAACGCGGGAGTGGATTATAAGAAATTCACCAGTTCCAGTTGGTACTGTTCCAATTTATCAAGCACTTGAGAAAGTACAAGGGATTGCAGAAAATTTAACGTGGGAAATCTATCGCGATACACTTATCGAACAAGCAGAACAGGGTGTTGACTACTTTACAATTCATGCTGGTGTTTTACTACGTTATATCCCACTCACGGTTAATCGAACAACAGGGATTGTATCAAGAGGGGGATCTATTTTAGCTCAGTGGTGTCTTGCTTATCATGAAGAGAATTTTCTCTATACGCATTTCGAAGAGATTTGTGAAACTTTAAAACGTTATGATATTGCTGTTTCGCTTGGTGATGGCCTTCGTCCAGGCTCCATTAAGGATGCGAATGATGAAGCACAGTTTGCCGAGCTAGAGACGCTAGGGGAGCTTACAAAAATTGCATGGAAGCATGATGTTCAAGTAATGATTGAAGGGCCTGGACACGTACCAATGCATAAAATAAAAGAGAATGTTGATAAACAAATGGATATTTGTCATGAAGCTCCTTTTTATACATTAGGACCATTAACAACTGATATTGCACCAGGCTATGACCATATTACATCTGCTATTGGAGCAGCAATGATCGGTTGGTTTGGTACTGCTATGCTTTGTTATGTTACCCCAAAGGAACACCTTGGGTTGCCCAACAAAGATGATGTAAGAGAAGGAGTTATCTCTTACAAAATTGCAGCACATGCGGCAGATCTTGCTAAAGGTCATAAAGGAGCTCAAGACAGAGATGATGCTCTTTCTAAAGCACGCTTTGAATTTCGATGGGATGATCAATTTAATCTTTCACTTGATCCTGAACGTGCAAGGGAATTTCATGATGAAACTCTACCAGCAGAAGGTGCAAAAACAGCACACTTTTGTTCAATGTGTGGCCCGAAGTTTTGCTCCATGAGAATTTCTCACGATATTCGCTCAATGGCGAAATTAAAAGACAAGAGTATAGAAGAAATTAGAGAAGAAGGCATGAAAGAGAAATCTGAAACATTTAAAAAGGAAGGTTCACATCTTTATTCATAAAAAAGAACCGGTCTCACCATAATTGAGACCGGTCCTTTTTTATGATTTTTAAACTGTTTTTGGCGTTAGGTTAAAACAGCGGTTATAGATCCATTCATATTTCTCTTGGGTAAGATCATGAGGGTTTCCTACTGTTTGAGGGTCTTTCATTGCTTCTTTTGAAAGACGTTCAATCATATCTTTTGAAACTCCCTGATCTTTAAGAGAAGGAATACTTAGATCTTCAACAAGTTCATACATCCAGTTTACGGAAGCTTTTGCTGCCTCTTCTGTTGTCATGTTACTTGTATCAATTCCAAATGCTTTAGCAATACGTGCAAATTTAGCAGGGTTTCCTTTCCAGTTGAACTCCATCACTGGGCCCATCATAGCTGCTACGCATTCTCCATGAGCAACTGGAATAATTCCGCCTAATGTTTGGCTCATTGCATGAGCTGCTCCTGCTGATTCACTGCCATACGAAAGACCAG
The sequence above is drawn from the Priestia filamentosa genome and encodes:
- a CDS encoding fructosamine kinase family protein, producing MEKFIKQAIYNRGDTSPIQLIRPVSGGDINQASYVKTEKEEYFIKYNNSTPPGFFQQEVQGLTKIKETGVIQVPNVYDFHESTESGEGWLILEWIQGEKNGKTEELLGRQLALMHSVSKDKFGFHHPSYIGMIEQPNQYYDKWAEYYTKNRLLPQIELAKKKGYLYQEREAGLYELLEKMEKWLPHSCEASLLHGDLWGGNWIVGKTGDPYLIDPSVFYGHSEFELSFTELFGGFSSAFYQAYQEVRPLSPEYEERKTLYQLFYLLVHLNLFGEAYGRSVDRVWRYYVG
- the thiC gene encoding phosphomethylpyrimidine synthase ThiC, which codes for MSKKVNIPLQSTFPNSKKVYVEGEHHSIQVPMREIKQSDTKTDSKHEKNEPIRVYDTSGIYSDEDCEVDITKGLPRVREAWIMDRGDVEKYEKREIKPEDNGYRSENQKQNIACYPNVIKHPFRACKGKNVTQMHYAKKGIITREMEFIAIREGVEAEFVRKEVAEGRAIIPSNINHPESEPMIIGRNFYTKINANIGNSAVSSSIEEEVEKMTWATKWGADTIMDLSTGKDIHTTREWIIRNSPVPVGTVPIYQALEKVQGIAENLTWEIYRDTLIEQAEQGVDYFTIHAGVLLRYIPLTVNRTTGIVSRGGSILAQWCLAYHEENFLYTHFEEICETLKRYDIAVSLGDGLRPGSIKDANDEAQFAELETLGELTKIAWKHDVQVMIEGPGHVPMHKIKENVDKQMDICHEAPFYTLGPLTTDIAPGYDHITSAIGAAMIGWFGTAMLCYVTPKEHLGLPNKDDVREGVISYKIAAHAADLAKGHKGAQDRDDALSKARFEFRWDDQFNLSLDPERAREFHDETLPAEGAKTAHFCSMCGPKFCSMRISHDIRSMAKLKDKSIEEIREEGMKEKSETFKKEGSHLYS